The Ficedula albicollis isolate OC2 chromosome 6, FicAlb1.5, whole genome shotgun sequence genome has a window encoding:
- the REEP3 gene encoding receptor expression-enhancing protein 3 has translation MLYPAYYSYKAVKTKNVKEYVRWMMYWIVFALYTVTETITDLTISWFPLYYELKIAFVIWLLSPYTRGASLIYRKFLHPLLSSKEREIDEYIVQAKERGYETMVNFGRQGLNLAATAAVTAAVKSQGAITEKLRSFSMHDLTTIQGDEPVGQRPYQTLPEAKKKTRASASESSGYKTPLEKNPGDDKTDEEMEGTHSEDEMFAQRGLRRTQSMKSVKTIKGRKEIRYGSLKYRVKKRPVVYF, from the exons ATGTTGTATCCCGCATATTACTCATACAAAGCTGTGAAGACAAAAAACGTGAAGGAATAT GTTCGCTGGATGATGTACTGGATTGTGTTTGCTCTTTATACAGTTACTGAAACGATAACTGACCTAACAATCTCTTG GTTTCCACTGTACTATGAACTGAAGATAGCTTTTGTTATCTGGCTCCTTTCCCCATATACTAGAGGGGCAAGTTTAATCTACAGAAAATTCCTCCACCCACTGCTTTCTTCTAAAGAAAGG gagATTGATGAGTACATCGTCCAAGCCAAAGAAAGAGGCTATGAGACCATGGTGAATTTTGGAAGGCAAGGGTTAAATTTGGCAGCaactgctgcagtgacagcagctgtaAAG AGCCAAGGTGCAATAACTGAGAAACTGAGAAGTTTCAGTATGCATGATTTGACTACTATTCAAGGAGATGAGCCTGTTGGACAGAGACCTTATCAGACATTGCCAGaagccaaaaagaaaaccagagctTCTGCAAGTGAATCTTCag GTTACAAAactccactggaaaaaaatcctggagaTGACAAAACAGATGAAGAGATGGAGGGGACACATTCAGAGGATGAAATGTTTGCTCAGAGAGGCCTTCGAAGAACTCAGAGTATGAAATCTGTGAAAACTATTAAAGGCCGTAAAGAG ataCGATATGGATCACTGAAATACAGAGTAAAGAAGAGACCGGTTGTATACTTTTAA